The following coding sequences are from one Pseudomonadota bacterium window:
- a CDS encoding TIGR04283 family arsenosugar biosynthesis glycosyltransferase — MISVIIPTLNEATRLPALLSRLGQEPVDHEVIVVDGGSDDATPSIALDAGVTLLQSDPGRGQQLARGAQVANGNVLLFLHADSQFPADGLVAIEQTLARDATCVGGNFRVIFDGDTSFAEWLTGFYAWFRARGLYYGDSGIFVRSRVYQSIGGIRPIDLMEDYDFSRRLERAGKTCCLDEPALVTSSRRFEGRSPTAIVAGWLLLHGLFHLGISPRLLARYYAWQCRRRRQRTPITPQHGVEKA, encoded by the coding sequence ATGATCTCCGTCATCATACCAACCTTGAACGAGGCCACGCGCCTGCCCGCCTTGCTGTCGCGCCTCGGCCAGGAACCAGTGGACCACGAGGTCATCGTCGTCGACGGCGGCAGTGATGATGCCACCCCGTCCATCGCCCTCGACGCAGGGGTCACGCTTCTGCAAAGCGATCCGGGCCGCGGTCAGCAATTGGCGCGCGGCGCGCAGGTGGCCAACGGTAACGTGCTGCTCTTCCTGCACGCCGATTCCCAGTTTCCCGCGGACGGGCTCGTCGCCATCGAGCAAACCTTGGCGCGTGACGCCACGTGTGTGGGCGGCAATTTCCGCGTCATCTTCGACGGTGACACGTCGTTTGCCGAATGGCTTACCGGCTTCTACGCGTGGTTTCGCGCACGTGGCCTTTACTATGGCGACTCCGGCATCTTCGTCAGGAGCCGTGTCTATCAGTCCATCGGTGGCATCCGTCCGATCGATCTGATGGAAGACTACGATTTCAGCCGCCGCCTTGAACGCGCAGGCAAAACCTGTTGCCTGGATGAACCAGCACTGGTGACGTCATCGCGACGTTTCGAGGGACGTTCGCCGACAGCAATTGTTGCCGGCTGGCTCCTGCTGCATGGCCTCTTTCACCTCGGCATCTCGCCGCGCCTGCTCGCTCGTTACTACGCCTGGCAGTGCCGGCGCCGTCGCCAGCGCACACCGATCACACCACAACACGGCGTGGAGAAAGCATGA